The following are encoded together in the Adhaeribacter arboris genome:
- a CDS encoding APC family permease: MDKGDLTHAIAPAHAPKLKELPATAICGNDITSSCLYVSALAIIYAGQYAWIALLMVGAVLFLFRKIYGEVVGALPLNGGAYNALLNTTSKRTASLAACLTLLSYMATAVISASEAMHYVHHLWEGLPVMYATIGLLAIFMGLTIMGIGESSFVAVIIFITHISTLILLILVGVIFLFHHGFDTFAANFAQPLPGGSIWRALFFGFAAAMLGISGFESSANFVEEQERGVFPKTLRNMWLAVTIFNPLTAFLVLAIIPMRAVPEHQAALLAYIGEVAGGQWLAILVSVNAAMVLSGAVLTSYVGVTGLVHRMTLDRCLPQFLLITNRRGTAYLIMVAFFLLCVSILLITKGDLGALAGVYTISFLSVMALFGVGNILLKLRRDQLPRPVRASGWALFVAIGAVVAALVGNAILNPPYLFVFLKYFIPTVALVYFMLYRTTLLRMFTYLVKQFEGPFSKILPFTSYRLKRKITEINSQQFVFFTRGDNIANINQVMRYIEDNEHTNRIKIVNVLGDNEQPPKKLMHEVDVLDRAYPDMDVDFIVLKGHFGPQLIDELSKKWNIPKNFMFIGSPGQRFHYGLQELGGVRLVI, encoded by the coding sequence ATGGATAAAGGAGATTTAACGCATGCCATTGCTCCCGCGCACGCGCCTAAATTAAAAGAGCTTCCGGCAACTGCTATTTGCGGTAACGACATTACTTCTTCTTGTTTATACGTATCAGCGCTGGCTATTATTTACGCCGGGCAATATGCCTGGATCGCATTATTAATGGTAGGGGCCGTGTTGTTTTTATTCCGGAAAATTTACGGCGAAGTAGTAGGGGCTTTACCCTTAAACGGCGGCGCTTACAATGCCTTGTTAAATACTACCAGTAAACGAACCGCTTCGCTGGCCGCTTGCCTTACCTTATTGTCTTACATGGCTACCGCCGTTATTTCGGCGAGTGAAGCCATGCATTACGTGCATCACCTGTGGGAAGGCTTGCCCGTTATGTACGCCACTATTGGTTTATTGGCCATTTTTATGGGTTTAACTATTATGGGTATTGGCGAATCTTCCTTTGTGGCGGTCATTATTTTTATCACCCACATTAGTACGCTTATCTTACTCATTCTAGTGGGCGTTATTTTTCTATTTCATCACGGCTTCGATACGTTTGCGGCTAATTTCGCGCAGCCTTTGCCGGGAGGCAGCATTTGGCGGGCTTTATTTTTTGGTTTTGCCGCGGCCATGCTGGGCATTTCGGGCTTCGAGAGTTCGGCTAATTTTGTGGAGGAACAAGAGCGGGGCGTTTTCCCGAAAACCTTACGCAACATGTGGCTGGCCGTTACTATATTTAATCCGCTTACGGCTTTTCTGGTGCTGGCCATAATTCCGATGCGCGCGGTACCCGAGCATCAGGCCGCTTTACTGGCGTATATTGGCGAAGTGGCCGGCGGACAATGGTTGGCGATCTTGGTATCGGTAAATGCGGCTATGGTCCTGAGTGGAGCGGTTTTAACGTCGTACGTGGGCGTAACCGGTTTAGTGCACCGCATGACGCTGGACCGCTGTTTGCCCCAGTTTTTACTCATTACCAACCGGCGCGGCACGGCTTACTTGATTATGGTGGCCTTTTTTCTGTTGTGCGTATCTATACTTTTAATTACCAAAGGTGATTTAGGGGCTTTAGCCGGGGTTTATACCATTTCATTCTTGTCGGTAATGGCTTTGTTTGGGGTGGGCAATATACTGCTCAAACTGCGGCGCGACCAGTTGCCGCGCCCGGTACGCGCTTCGGGGTGGGCTTTGTTTGTGGCGATTGGCGCCGTAGTAGCCGCCTTGGTGGGTAATGCCATTCTAAACCCGCCGTACTTATTTGTATTTTTAAAATATTTCATTCCCACGGTGGCTCTCGTTTATTTTATGCTGTACCGCACTACTTTGCTGCGGATGTTTACTTACCTGGTAAAGCAGTTCGAAGGACCATTTTCGAAAATATTGCCTTTTACCTCGTACCGGCTGAAAAGAAAGATTACGGAAATAAACTCGCAGCAATTTGTATTTTTTACGCGGGGCGATAATATTGCCAACATTAACCAGGTAATGCGTTACATTGAAGATAACGAACACACCAACCGCATTAAAATTGTAAATGTGCTGGGCGACAACGAACAGCCGCCGAAAAAACTAATGCACGAAGTAGACGTGCTGGACCGGGCTTACCCGGATATGGACGTAGATTTTATTGTTCTCAAAGGGCATTTTGGTCCCCAATTAATTGATGAGTTATCTAAAAAGTGGAATATACCCAAAAACTTTATGTTCATTGGTTCGCCTGGTCAACGGTTTCATTATGGTTTACAAGAACTGGGTGGGGTACGATTGGTAATTTAA
- the kdpB gene encoding potassium-transporting ATPase subunit KdpB gives MTSKNTSLFQKDLVGEALQQAFVKLNPKSMFRNPVMFTVEIGTFIMLLVSGSTLILPDKTQGSFGYNCTIFLVLFLTLLFANFAEAIAEARGKAQANSLRKTREETPALVVLPDGSQKTISSSQLKKGDVFLVKAGELIPTDGEIVEGLATIDESAITGESAPVIREAVGDKSSVTGGTKVLSDKIKVIVTTEPGESFLDKMIALVEGASRQKTPNEIALTILLAGFTLVFVIVCVTLKPFADYANTPITIAALISLFVCLIPTTIGGLLSAIGIAGMDRALRANVITKSGKAVETAGDIDVLLLDKTGTITIGNRKATSFYARHLIDETHFIRTSYLSSLSDNTPEGKSIVELANSRNGSPINGIKLPDSAFVKFTAETRSSGVDLPDGTRIRKGAYDAIRTLTEKAGNPFPEDIAVKVKDISSNGGTPLVVSENENVLGVIELQDIIKTGISERFERLRKMGVKTVMVTGDNPLTAKFIAEKAGVDDFIAEAKPEDKMNYIKAEQAQGKLVAMMGDGTNDAPALAQADVGVAMNSGTQAAKEAGNMVDLDNDPTKLIEIVEIGKQLLMTRGTLTTFSIANDVAKYFAIVPALFIAAIPALQGLNIMRLSSPESAILSAVIFNAIIIPFLIPLALKGVEYKPIGASALLRRNLLYYGFGGVIIPFIGIKVIDMVVSLFI, from the coding sequence ATGACTTCTAAAAATACCTCCTTATTTCAGAAAGACCTGGTGGGCGAAGCGCTCCAGCAAGCTTTCGTGAAACTGAATCCCAAGAGCATGTTCCGCAACCCGGTCATGTTTACCGTCGAAATCGGCACCTTTATCATGTTGTTGGTCAGTGGAAGTACGCTTATCTTGCCGGATAAAACCCAAGGCAGTTTTGGGTATAATTGTACCATCTTCCTGGTTTTATTTTTAACCTTGCTGTTCGCCAATTTCGCCGAAGCCATTGCCGAAGCCCGCGGCAAAGCCCAGGCCAACAGCCTACGCAAAACCCGCGAAGAAACGCCTGCCCTGGTAGTACTACCGGATGGTTCGCAAAAAACCATTTCTTCGTCGCAGTTAAAAAAAGGCGACGTGTTTCTGGTAAAAGCCGGCGAACTCATTCCCACGGACGGGGAAATTGTGGAGGGTTTAGCGACCATCGACGAAAGCGCCATTACCGGCGAAAGTGCCCCGGTTATCCGGGAAGCGGTCGGCGATAAATCCAGCGTAACGGGTGGTACTAAAGTATTGTCGGATAAAATAAAAGTTATTGTCACTACCGAACCCGGGGAAAGCTTTCTGGATAAAATGATTGCCTTGGTAGAAGGCGCCAGCCGCCAGAAAACGCCCAACGAAATTGCCTTGACCATTCTGCTGGCCGGTTTTACCTTGGTGTTCGTGATTGTGTGCGTTACCTTAAAACCCTTTGCCGATTACGCCAACACGCCCATTACCATTGCCGCGCTGATTTCTTTGTTTGTGTGTTTAATTCCCACTACCATCGGGGGCTTGTTATCGGCAATTGGTATTGCGGGCATGGACCGCGCTTTGCGGGCGAACGTGATTACCAAATCCGGGAAAGCCGTAGAAACGGCCGGCGATATTGATGTATTGCTGCTGGATAAAACCGGAACGATTACCATTGGTAACCGCAAAGCCACCAGCTTTTACGCCCGCCATTTAATCGACGAAACACATTTTATCCGGACCAGTTATTTAAGTTCGTTATCGGACAATACCCCGGAAGGTAAATCCATTGTGGAACTGGCTAACTCACGGAACGGGAGCCCGATAAACGGGATAAAATTACCGGATTCGGCTTTTGTAAAGTTCACCGCCGAAACCCGTAGCAGCGGCGTAGACCTCCCGGACGGTACCCGCATCCGCAAAGGCGCCTACGATGCCATTCGAACCCTCACCGAAAAAGCTGGTAACCCGTTTCCGGAAGATATCGCGGTGAAGGTAAAAGACATCTCCAGTAATGGCGGCACGCCGCTGGTCGTAAGTGAAAATGAAAACGTGTTGGGTGTTATTGAGTTGCAGGATATTATAAAAACGGGTATTTCGGAACGGTTCGAGCGTTTGCGCAAGATGGGCGTTAAAACCGTAATGGTAACTGGCGACAACCCTTTAACCGCCAAATTTATCGCCGAAAAAGCCGGCGTCGACGATTTTATTGCCGAAGCCAAGCCGGAAGATAAAATGAACTACATTAAAGCCGAACAAGCCCAGGGCAAACTGGTCGCCATGATGGGCGACGGCACCAACGATGCGCCCGCCTTAGCCCAGGCCGACGTAGGCGTAGCCATGAACTCCGGTACCCAGGCCGCCAAAGAAGCCGGCAACATGGTAGATTTAGACAACGACCCCACCAAACTTATCGAAATCGTAGAAATCGGCAAGCAATTACTCATGACCCGCGGTACCCTCACTACTTTTTCCATTGCCAACGACGTCGCCAAGTATTTCGCCATTGTCCCGGCTTTGTTTATCGCGGCCATTCCGGCTTTGCAAGGTTTAAACATCATGCGCCTCAGCAGCCCCGAGAGTGCTATCTTATCGGCGGTTATTTTCAACGCGATTATTATCCCGTTTCTAATTCCGCTGGCCTTAAAAGGCGTAGAATACAAACCCATTGGGGCCAGTGCCTTGCTGCGCCGAAACTTGCTTTATTACGGTTTCGGCGGCGTTATCATCCCGTTCATCGGTATTAAAGTAATTGATATGGTAGTGTCCTTGTTTATTTAA
- the kdpA gene encoding potassium-transporting ATPase subunit KdpA — MTTELLSVIITYGLTLLLAIPFGKYIARVFKGEKTFLDFLAPLERGILRFSGVDARREMNWKQHLVALLTINMLWFGYAMVVLVTQGNLPLNPDGNPSQTADLAFNTAISFLVNCNLQHYSGESGLTYFSQLGVITFLQFTSAATGIAALIVVFNALREKTTQNLGNFFDILLKSTTRILLPLCFIMAVILVFNGTPASFAGKDSLTTLQGDSVQVSRGPAAGMIAIKHLGTNGGGWFGANSAHPLENPNYLTNMVEMVAQVLIPLALIFALGFYLNRKKLAWVIYGVMTAGFLLLLIPTIIAETSGNPAIRQLGIAQQLGSMEGKEIRFGATASAYWSIVTTVISTGSVNSMHDSFMPLSGLMQLLAMMTNAFYGGCGAGILNFYIYIIIAVFISGLMVGRTPEFLGHKVEAREMKIAVLVALLHPFLILVGTALSSWTFVNYPEVAWAVKPANWLNNPGFHGFSEMLYENTSSAANNGSGFEGLGDNNIFWNVTTGFLLILGRYLPIIGPVAIAGLLANKKYIPESAGTLRTDTSTFGIMTFAVIMIIAALAFFPALVIGPIAEYFTLY, encoded by the coding sequence ATGACAACTGAATTACTCAGCGTAATAATCACCTACGGCCTCACTTTGTTACTGGCCATACCTTTCGGCAAATACATCGCCCGCGTTTTTAAAGGCGAAAAAACTTTCCTGGACTTTTTAGCCCCGCTCGAACGGGGTATTCTGCGCTTTTCCGGCGTGGATGCCCGCCGCGAAATGAATTGGAAACAACACCTGGTAGCTTTGCTCACTATCAACATGCTCTGGTTCGGGTACGCGATGGTCGTCCTGGTAACGCAAGGCAACTTGCCCCTCAACCCCGACGGTAATCCTTCGCAAACCGCCGATTTAGCTTTTAACACCGCCATTAGCTTTTTGGTGAATTGTAATTTGCAGCACTATTCCGGCGAAAGCGGGCTCACGTATTTCTCGCAGTTAGGCGTGATTACGTTTCTGCAATTTACGTCGGCGGCTACCGGTATTGCGGCCTTAATCGTGGTGTTTAATGCCTTACGCGAGAAAACCACCCAAAACCTGGGCAACTTTTTCGATATTCTGCTGAAATCTACCACCCGTATTCTGCTGCCGCTTTGCTTCATAATGGCGGTAATTTTGGTTTTCAACGGAACACCCGCCAGCTTTGCCGGCAAAGATAGCTTAACTACTCTGCAAGGCGACAGCGTACAAGTTTCCCGCGGTCCGGCCGCCGGCATGATTGCCATTAAGCACCTGGGTACCAACGGCGGCGGTTGGTTTGGCGCCAACTCCGCGCACCCGTTAGAAAACCCCAACTACCTCACCAACATGGTCGAAATGGTGGCGCAGGTACTTATTCCCTTGGCTTTAATCTTTGCCCTGGGTTTTTACCTGAACCGCAAAAAACTGGCCTGGGTCATTTACGGCGTCATGACGGCTGGCTTCCTGCTGTTATTAATCCCGACCATTATTGCGGAAACCAGCGGTAATCCGGCTATTCGCCAGCTGGGCATCGCGCAGCAACTGGGCAGCATGGAAGGCAAAGAGATTCGATTTGGCGCTACCGCTTCGGCGTATTGGAGCATTGTTACCACGGTTATTTCTACGGGCTCGGTCAACAGCATGCACGACAGCTTTATGCCCTTGTCCGGACTCATGCAACTTTTGGCCATGATGACCAACGCCTTTTACGGCGGCTGCGGGGCCGGAATTTTAAATTTTTACATCTACATCATTATTGCGGTGTTTATTTCGGGTTTAATGGTGGGCCGCACGCCGGAGTTTCTGGGTCATAAAGTAGAAGCCCGCGAAATGAAAATTGCCGTGCTGGTAGCCTTGCTGCATCCCTTCCTGATTCTGGTCGGCACCGCTTTATCGTCCTGGACCTTTGTAAACTACCCGGAAGTAGCCTGGGCCGTGAAACCGGCTAACTGGTTAAACAACCCCGGTTTTCACGGTTTCTCCGAAATGCTGTACGAGAACACTTCGTCGGCCGCCAACAACGGTTCGGGTTTCGAAGGTTTGGGCGATAACAACATTTTCTGGAACGTAACCACCGGTTTTCTTTTAATCCTGGGCCGTTACTTACCCATTATTGGCCCCGTGGCCATCGCGGGTTTGCTGGCGAATAAAAAATACATTCCGGAAAGCGCCGGTACGCTCCGCACCGATACGAGTACCTTCGGCATCATGACCTTCGCGGTTATTATGATTATTGCCGCCCTGGCGTTTTTCCCCGCTTTGGTAATCGGGCCTATCGCGGAATATTTTACGCTTTATTAA
- a CDS encoding porin translates to MKSIYIFLFIITSQLTYAQTDTVSTAPDKVTFSGFADVYYAYDFNKPQSHERPGFLYNHNRHNEFNVNLAFLKAAYTSDRVRGNLAIMAGTYAQYNLAAEQDVLKNIFEANAGMRLAPKLWLDAGIFASHIGLESAISKDNYTLTRSLAAENTPYYESGAKLTYEAGRQWVFTGLVLNGWQNIREPEGNSSKAIGTQIQFKPTDKILLNSSTFIGNEKPDSVKQQRYFHDFYATFQISNQLKLAAIFDIGAEQRANTGSDNTNRDKYNTWFNPTLLVHYNFTDQVGLGARAEYYHDPNGVIISSGTPNGFKTMGYSLNLDYAPTSNVLMRVEGRVLDSQDAIFTRNSQAEDKSSAITTSIAISF, encoded by the coding sequence ATGAAATCTATTTATATCTTTCTATTTATAATTACTTCCCAACTTACCTACGCGCAAACAGATACCGTAAGTACTGCTCCTGATAAAGTAACCTTCAGCGGATTTGCCGATGTGTATTACGCGTATGATTTTAATAAACCGCAATCGCACGAACGGCCGGGCTTTTTGTACAACCACAACCGCCACAACGAATTTAACGTGAACCTGGCTTTTCTAAAAGCCGCATATACTTCCGATCGAGTACGCGGTAACCTGGCGATAATGGCCGGTACGTACGCCCAGTATAACTTAGCCGCCGAGCAGGATGTATTAAAAAATATTTTCGAGGCGAATGCGGGGATGCGGTTAGCGCCCAAGCTGTGGCTCGATGCCGGTATTTTTGCCTCGCACATTGGTCTGGAAAGCGCTATCTCCAAAGATAATTATACCTTAACCCGCAGCCTGGCTGCCGAAAATACGCCTTACTACGAAAGCGGGGCCAAGTTAACCTACGAGGCTGGCCGCCAATGGGTATTTACCGGATTGGTACTAAACGGTTGGCAGAATATCCGGGAACCGGAAGGGAACTCCAGCAAAGCCATTGGTACCCAAATTCAGTTTAAACCTACCGACAAAATTCTGCTTAATTCGAGTACTTTCATTGGGAACGAGAAACCGGACAGCGTGAAACAACAGCGCTATTTTCACGATTTTTACGCTACTTTTCAGATAAGCAACCAATTGAAACTAGCGGCTATTTTTGACATCGGGGCCGAGCAGCGAGCAAATACCGGAAGTGATAATACCAACCGCGATAAATATAATACCTGGTTTAACCCCACTTTATTAGTGCATTACAATTTCACGGACCAAGTAGGTTTAGGCGCGCGCGCCGAGTATTACCACGACCCCAACGGCGTTATTATCAGCAGCGGTACCCCCAACGGATTTAAAACAATGGGTTATTCCCTGAACCTGGATTACGCGCCAACCAGTAACGTATTAATGCGGGTAGAAGGCCGCGTGCTCGACAGCCAAGACGCCATTTTTACGCGCAACAGCCAAGCCGAAGATAAATCCAGCGCAATTACTACTTCTATCGCCATTTCGTTTTAA
- a CDS encoding HAMP domain-containing sensor histidine kinase yields the protein MNIKTKLSLGLSFLFAVILLLAGLGAYYANRLAAESKEVLKDNYESLEYGKNMLQASEVFLLADTSAYPLAIKTFETNLQRQLNNLTEVGEQEITLSVNENFDALKKELVPKKDQGTVNSLIAAIRQDVFQLTDINMQAIVRKNNVAQKTADRVIMYLVIIGTFSILVTLTFIINFPGYIANPIRELSESIKQIANRNYEQRLHFAANDEFGELADAFNQMARKLDEYEHSNLARIMFEKRRIETIINNMSDAIIGLDEKNTILFSNNEATLLLGLTDADLVGKYAPDVALHNDLLRHLLSENGQEPLKIFDDGKESYFAKDVIGIKSPTTATETEKVIGQVIILKNITQFRELDLAKTNFIATISHELKTPISSIKMSLKLLRDERVGSVNPEQQKLLEHITEDSDRLLRITGELLNLAQVETGNIQLHCRQTLPKEIIQYAVQAIRFQAEQKQVKLETNIPNELPPVNSDLEKTAWVLVNFLSNAIRYSPEQASIIISAGYVTSASNRFVRFSVQDFGRGIDARYKDRIFDKFFQVPDADSIKGGTGLGLAISKEFITAQGGAIWVESELGEGSVFSFSLPVG from the coding sequence ATGAATATTAAAACCAAACTCTCACTCGGCTTAAGCTTTTTATTCGCGGTAATTTTATTGCTGGCCGGGCTAGGAGCCTACTATGCCAACCGGCTCGCCGCCGAATCGAAAGAAGTTTTAAAAGATAATTACGAATCGCTGGAGTATGGTAAAAATATGCTGCAAGCCTCCGAGGTGTTTTTATTAGCCGATACCAGTGCATATCCACTAGCTATCAAAACTTTTGAAACCAATCTGCAGCGGCAATTAAATAATCTCACGGAAGTAGGCGAGCAGGAAATTACCTTGTCGGTTAATGAAAATTTCGATGCTCTGAAAAAGGAACTAGTTCCCAAAAAAGACCAAGGTACGGTCAACTCTTTAATAGCTGCCATCCGGCAAGATGTATTTCAATTAACGGATATTAACATGCAGGCTATTGTTCGTAAAAATAATGTGGCCCAAAAAACGGCCGACCGGGTAATTATGTACCTGGTTATTATTGGTACGTTCAGCATTCTGGTTACGCTCACGTTTATTATTAATTTTCCGGGGTATATTGCCAATCCTATCCGGGAATTATCCGAAAGTATTAAGCAGATTGCTAACCGCAACTACGAGCAACGGCTGCACTTTGCGGCCAACGACGAATTTGGCGAATTAGCCGATGCTTTTAACCAAATGGCCCGCAAACTCGACGAATACGAACACAGCAACCTGGCCCGGATCATGTTCGAAAAGCGCCGCATCGAAACCATTATCAACAACATGTCGGACGCGATTATTGGACTGGATGAGAAAAACACCATTCTATTCTCGAACAACGAAGCTACTTTACTGCTGGGCTTAACCGATGCGGACCTGGTAGGAAAATACGCTCCCGACGTAGCCCTGCATAACGATTTATTACGCCATTTGCTCTCGGAAAACGGGCAAGAGCCGCTGAAGATTTTTGATGATGGCAAGGAAAGTTACTTTGCGAAAGATGTAATTGGCATTAAGTCACCCACTACGGCCACCGAAACCGAAAAAGTAATCGGTCAGGTAATTATTTTAAAAAATATTACTCAGTTCCGGGAGCTCGACCTGGCAAAAACGAATTTTATTGCCACCATTTCGCACGAATTGAAAACGCCCATTTCGTCGATTAAAATGAGCTTAAAATTGCTGCGCGACGAACGGGTCGGGTCGGTTAATCCGGAGCAGCAAAAATTATTAGAACACATTACCGAGGACAGCGACCGGCTTCTGCGCATTACCGGCGAGTTACTCAATTTAGCGCAAGTTGAAACCGGGAATATTCAGCTGCATTGCCGCCAAACGCTGCCCAAAGAAATTATTCAGTATGCCGTTCAAGCCATCCGGTTCCAAGCGGAGCAAAAGCAAGTAAAATTAGAAACGAATATTCCAAATGAATTGCCCCCGGTAAACAGCGATTTAGAGAAAACGGCCTGGGTGCTGGTAAACTTTTTATCTAATGCCATCCGGTATAGCCCGGAACAAGCCAGCATTATTATTAGTGCGGGGTACGTTACCTCTGCCAGCAACCGGTTTGTGCGCTTTTCGGTGCAGGATTTTGGCCGGGGCATCGATGCCCGCTACAAAGACCGGATTTTCGATAAATTTTTTCAGGTGCCGGACGCTGATTCGATTAAAGGGGGAACGGGCTTGGGCTTAGCTATTTCCAAAGAATTTATTACGGCCCAGGGCGGCGCTATTTGGGTGGAAAGCGAATTAGGCGAAGGTTCTGTTTTTAGTTTTAGTTTGCCGGTAGGTTAA
- a CDS encoding sensor protein KdpD, translated as MPEKEQSVQHFLDLIQKSKRGKFKIYIGMSAGVGKTYRMLQEAHALLKNNIDVQIGYIETHNRPETHQLLAGLPIISRRKLFYKGKELEEMDVAAILTIHPEVVLVDELAHTNVEGSKNEKRWQDVVELINAGVNVISAVNIQHLESLNAEIEEITGIQIKERVPDRVLRLADEVVNIDLTAEELITRLKEGKIYDKSKIEIALSNFFKTEKILQLREMALREVAHQVERKIEAEIPAINQLKPERFMACISTNDASAKKMIRKTARLASYYSSPWLVLYVQTAREAGDKIGLAAQRHLINNMKLATQLGAEVVKVKSDDVAQAIVDTAAQKQITTVCMGKPHLSLIQYVFKQSIFSKLLQQLPPETDLVILA; from the coding sequence ATGCCGGAAAAAGAGCAATCGGTGCAACATTTCCTCGACCTCATACAGAAGTCGAAACGGGGAAAATTTAAAATTTACATTGGCATGAGCGCCGGCGTGGGTAAAACGTACCGCATGCTGCAAGAAGCCCACGCGTTGCTTAAAAATAACATCGACGTGCAAATTGGCTACATTGAAACGCATAACCGCCCGGAAACGCACCAGTTATTAGCGGGTTTACCCATTATCTCGCGGCGTAAGTTGTTTTACAAAGGCAAAGAACTGGAAGAAATGGACGTAGCCGCCATTTTAACTATTCACCCGGAAGTAGTGCTGGTAGATGAGCTGGCCCACACCAATGTTGAAGGCTCCAAAAACGAAAAACGGTGGCAGGACGTGGTTGAACTGATTAATGCCGGAGTCAATGTAATTAGCGCGGTAAACATCCAGCACCTGGAAAGTTTAAACGCCGAAATTGAAGAAATTACCGGCATCCAGATAAAAGAACGGGTGCCCGACCGGGTGCTGCGCCTGGCCGACGAAGTGGTAAACATTGATTTAACCGCCGAAGAATTAATAACCCGTTTAAAAGAAGGGAAAATCTACGACAAATCGAAGATTGAAATTGCGCTGAGTAATTTTTTTAAAACCGAGAAAATACTGCAGCTCCGCGAAATGGCTCTACGCGAAGTGGCGCACCAGGTAGAACGTAAAATAGAAGCGGAAATTCCGGCCATTAACCAGTTAAAGCCCGAACGGTTTATGGCTTGCATTAGTACCAACGATGCGTCGGCTAAAAAAATGATTCGCAAAACGGCTCGGCTGGCCTCGTATTACAGTTCGCCCTGGCTGGTGTTATACGTGCAAACGGCCCGCGAAGCCGGCGATAAAATAGGCTTAGCGGCGCAGCGGCATTTAATCAATAACATGAAATTAGCCACCCAACTGGGCGCCGAAGTAGTAAAAGTTAAAAGCGACGACGTAGCCCAGGCCATTGTAGATACAGCCGCGCAAAAGCAAATTACTACGGTTTGCATGGGTAAACCGCATTTAAGTTTAATCCAGTACGTGTTTAAGCAAAGCATTTTCAGCAAATTACTGCAGCAATTACCCCCCGAAACCGACCTTGTAATTTTAGCCTGA
- a CDS encoding K(+)-transporting ATPase subunit C, producing the protein MKTYLMPSLKLTFVLLLICSVIYPLVVAGIGKLAPGQGDGVKLSHNSRVVGYENIGQAFTQPQYFQGRPSAVDYNAAGSAGSNKGPSNPDYLAVVKARVDTFLLQNPTVKRAEVPSELVTASGSGLDPDLSVAAATVQINRVATARNLPKEKVAALVKQHTQAPLLGFLGPEKINVLKLNIALDELSAGK; encoded by the coding sequence ATGAAAACTTATTTAATGCCTTCTTTAAAATTAACCTTCGTGCTGCTGCTTATTTGCAGTGTGATTTATCCCCTGGTGGTAGCCGGTATTGGCAAGCTGGCCCCCGGGCAAGGCGATGGGGTTAAGTTAAGCCATAATAGCCGGGTAGTGGGATACGAAAACATTGGCCAGGCTTTTACTCAACCGCAGTATTTCCAAGGCCGCCCGAGCGCGGTCGATTATAATGCCGCGGGTTCGGCCGGTTCGAATAAAGGCCCTTCCAACCCCGATTATTTAGCAGTGGTAAAAGCCCGCGTGGACACCTTTTTGCTGCAAAACCCCACCGTAAAACGCGCCGAAGTACCCAGTGAATTGGTAACCGCTTCGGGCAGCGGCTTAGACCCGGATTTATCCGTAGCAGCCGCTACCGTGCAAATTAACCGCGTGGCCACTGCCCGTAACTTGCCCAAGGAAAAAGTAGCGGCATTAGTAAAACAACACACGCAAGCACCGCTGTTGGGTTTTCTGGGTCCGGAAAAAATCAATGTTTTAAAGTTGAATATTGCCCTGGATGAGTTGAGTGCCGGTAAGTAA
- a CDS encoding MCP four helix bundle domain-containing protein, translating to MKTRNKLKFSFWLLFGLVVLGGALSLYYLRQIARSSEIILKDNYNTLTMTREMRKVLDNNDVPLSESATRKFTEELVKEENNITEKGEAEAVARLRQSFTVMSNNAITLAARQQAARSAQSAIHEIEELNMQAVLVKTNTAQKTIKHATIYLSLIGGITFLIMFSFIFNLPDLINASIKEQVAH from the coding sequence ATGAAAACACGAAATAAACTTAAATTTAGTTTTTGGCTGCTCTTCGGTTTAGTAGTTCTGGGAGGAGCGCTGTCCTTGTATTACCTGCGCCAAATCGCCCGGAGCTCAGAGATTATCCTGAAAGACAATTATAATACTTTAACCATGACTCGAGAGATGCGAAAAGTTTTGGACAATAATGACGTACCTCTATCTGAATCAGCCACCCGGAAGTTTACGGAGGAACTAGTAAAAGAAGAAAACAACATTACGGAAAAAGGTGAAGCGGAAGCGGTTGCCCGGTTACGGCAAAGTTTTACGGTAATGAGCAATAATGCCATCACCTTAGCTGCCAGGCAACAAGCCGCCCGCTCGGCCCAATCGGCGATCCACGAAATTGAGGAACTGAATATGCAAGCGGTACTTGTAAAAACTAATACCGCTCAAAAAACAATTAAGCACGCTACCATTTATTTAAGTTTGATTGGCGGCATTACGTTTCTAATTATGTTCAGTTTTATATTCAACCTGCCCGACCTGATTAATGCCAGTATTAAAGAGCAAGTAGCGCATTAA
- the kdpF gene encoding K(+)-transporting ATPase subunit F → MILLFFLALAVFGYLVYVLLRPEKF, encoded by the coding sequence ATGATCCTCCTCTTCTTTCTGGCTTTGGCCGTGTTCGGGTACCTGGTTTACGTTTTACTCCGGCCCGAAAAATTTTAA